A genomic stretch from Neodiprion fabricii isolate iyNeoFabr1 chromosome 3, iyNeoFabr1.1, whole genome shotgun sequence includes:
- the LOC124178693 gene encoding uncharacterized protein LOC124178693 isoform X1 — MELLLKYNAELKDCVKNLLAQSASKKLTKSCPTVNENSKSNLLVRKLMRISDKQSQAESCGNRYDCTVKKFASYIFMIGGRLSYETLCANLPLPSPSSVSRYLLENGPDIIEGQLRLQELKNYLIKADLPLVIWVSEDATRITGTVQYDPKTNQLIGLVLPTDKNGMPKCKSFMATSPKVMEETMQNIPIASLAYTIMAQPLQKNAASFCLCIFGTDNKFTAEHVLNRFQFIYEQCQQFGIRVLGFSSDGDPRLLKAMRIESQIGISNLDLLFGKENWTWFNSEFCSEYFVCQDTVHIGTKLRNRFIKNSIVLPMGNNIATVSHLKLLIQSQSKDKHQITYSDLDPKDKMNFPSVQKICQENVRKLLNDTVPGSEGTCQYLKILHNTVVSYIDSELTPLERIFSIWYSVFCLRMWRAWISANDSYTLGKNFITSNCYTCIEINAHTLIDVIIRLRDSDQPELFLPSLYSSQPCESFFRQVRSMSSTYSTIVNCSMMDIIHRLNRIQVQNEIIIEESENIIFPRFRERKSVINVNTYPLPSNQEIQKTVEDAKCRAIEDLGNLGIFFNNILCTLPFSAKSIQLDSDDESDSEEISEETESANEDTISAELEHDMITLQSVTGTLELKNYSTQTVQLNETSPFAVVRDSSQAEYVVRKSSICWLLNKTKHRLSSDRLQRVREIELPHLSKKESATRSNTVEENPEISIGTWMLFREDTEAETKYRVGLVLGFVYLTGKTDPQREYSRLSADVNNESIGVLCTWYRLISSSLRPAPVGSHDYKCISGYMRTLPTPQIVDGHIFYSDLVLKLILEIIPTTSLQGKDANIGNFVLIEFLTKKTKKYYIGVVKSIQSRDRDCEEDYEVKFMRKVTNSSSSIFVFPDVDDTSYVTGDQIKLILSNPKIDRRRHHVFSDSDLLEYAVI, encoded by the exons ATGGAATTGCTGTTGAAATATAATGCAGAATTAAAGgattgcgtgaaaaatttattagcaCAATCGgcatcgaaaaaattaacgaagtCTTGTCCAACAGTCAATGAAAACAGTAAAAGTAACTTGTTAGTACGAAAATTGATGAGAATTTCTGACAAACAAAGTCAGGCCGAATCTTGCGGGAACAGATACGATTGCACAGTGAAAAAGTTTGCATCGTATATTTTCATGATTGGTGGAAGATTGTCGTACGAAACGTTATGCGCGAACTTGCCTCTACCATCCCCCTCATCTGTCAGTCGGTATTTGTTAGAAAACGGACCAGACATCATTGAAGGGCAGCTTCGATTgcaggaattgaaaaattacttaatCAAGGCCGACCTGCCTCTAGTCATATGGGTAAGCGAAGATGCGACGCGTATTACTGGCACCGTGCAATATGACCCAAAAACTAACCAATTAATTGGGTTGGTATTACCAACAGATAAAAATGGAATGCCTAAGTGCAAATCTTTCATGGCAACGTCACCAAAAGTAATGGAAGAAACGATGCAAAATATTCCAATTGCTTCTTTGGCGTACACAATTATGGCACAGcctttacaaaaaaatgcgGCGTCATTTTGTCTGTGCATATTTGGAACCGACAATAAATTCACAGCCGAACACGTGCTTAACAGATTCCAATTTATTTACGAACAATGTCAGCAATTCGGAATAAGAGTATTAGGATTTTCTTCGGATGGTGATCCAAGATTGTTAAAAGCGATGAGGATTGAAAGCCAAATAGGTATTTCGAATCTTGATTTACTCTTTGGTAAAGAAAATTGGACATGGTTCAACAGTGAATTTTGCAGTGAGTACTTTGTTTGCCAGGATACTGTACACATTGGTACAAAGCTAAGAAATCGCTTCATCAAAAACTCAATTGTTCTGCCGATGGGAAACAATATAGCGACTGTTAGTCACCTGAAACTATTGATACAGTCACAATCTAAAGACAAACACCAGATAACTTATTCTGACTTGGACCCAAAGGATAAAATGAATTTCCCTTCTgttcaaaaaatatgtcaagaaAATGTCAGAAAATTACTCAATGATACAGTACCTGGCAGCGAAGGAACATGtcagtatttgaaaatactacATAACACCGTAGTTTCATACATCGATTCTGAATTAACGCCGTTGGAAAGAATATTTAGCATCTGGTATTCTGTGTTTTGTTTAAGGATGTGGCGTGCATGGATTTCGGCAAATGACAGTTACACTTTgggcaaaaattttataacttccAACTGTTACACATGCATTGAAATAAATGCTCATACGCTTATTGACGTCATCATACGCCTGAGAGATTCGGACCAACCAGAACTCTTCCTGCCATCTTTATATAGTAGTCAACCATGTGAAAGCTTTTTCCGACAAGTCCGTTCAATGTCATCCACGTACTCGACTATTGTCAACTGCAGCATGATGGACATCATTCATCGTCTCAATAGAATTCaagtacaaaatgaaatcatcATCGAAGAGtcagaaaatattatatttccaaGATTTAGGGAGAGAAAAAGTGTAATCAATGTCAACACATATCCACTACCTTCTAATCAAGAAATACAGAAAACCGTTGAAGACGCGAAATGTCGAGCTATTGAAGATCTCGGGAACCttggtatatttttcaacaatatcttATGTACACTGCCTTTTTCTGCAAAGTCTATTCAACTAGACTCAGACGACGAATCTGACAGCGAAGAAATCAGCGAGGAAACGGAGAGCGCAAATGAAGACACTATATCTGCAGAACTTGAACATGATATGATTACGTTGCAGTCTGTAACAGGAACTTTGGAACTCAAAAATTACTCCACCCAAACAGTTCAACTAAATGAAACGAGTCCATTTGCAGTCGTGCGTGATTCGTCGCAAGCCGAATACGTCGTTAGAAAATCGTCCATTTGTTGGCTGCTTAATAAAACCAAGCACCGTTTAAGTAGCGACAGACTTCAGAGAGTACGAGAAATCGAACTGCCGCATTTGTCCAAGAAG GAATCAGCTACTAGATCAAATACTGTCGAAGAGAATCCGGAAATAAGTATAGGGACATGGATGCTTTTTAGAGAAGACACTGAGGCAGAAACGAAATACAGAGTAGGCCTTGTTCTTGGATTCGTCTATCTAACTGGAAAAACAGACCCACAAAGAGAATACTCCAGATTAAGCGCTGACGTCAATAATGAAAGTATTGGCGTACTATGTACCTGGTATAGATTAATAAGTTCTAGTCTCCGTCCGGCACCAGTGGGGTCACATGATTACAAATGCATTTCTGGATATATGCGAACTTTACCAACACCACAGATAGTTGAtgggcatattttttattcggatTTAGTTTTGAAACTAATCCTCGAGATTATTCCTACAACTTCACTCCAAG gtAAAGATGCAAATATCGGAAATTTTGTGCTGATCGAATTTCTCAccaaaaaaaccaaaaaatactACATCGGCGTTGTTAAAAGTATCCAATCAAGAGACAGAGATTGCGAGGAAGATTATGAAGTCAAATTCATGCGAAAAGTGACGAATTCGTCGAGCTCCATATTCGTTTTTCCAGATGTGGACGATACAAGTTATGTAACAGGAGATCAAATAAAGCTAATTCTGAGCAACCCGAAAATTGACCGAAGACGTCATCATGTATTCAGTGATTCTGATTTGTTAGAGTACGCTGTGATTTAA
- the LOC124178693 gene encoding uncharacterized protein LOC124178693 isoform X2 encodes MWRAWISANDSYTLGKNFITSNCYTCIEINAHTLIDVIIRLRDSDQPELFLPSLYSSQPCESFFRQVRSMSSTYSTIVNCSMMDIIHRLNRIQVQNEIIIEESENIIFPRFRERKSVINVNTYPLPSNQEIQKTVEDAKCRAIEDLGNLGIFFNNILCTLPFSAKSIQLDSDDESDSEEISEETESANEDTISAELEHDMITLQSVTGTLELKNYSTQTVQLNETSPFAVVRDSSQAEYVVRKSSICWLLNKTKHRLSSDRLQRVREIELPHLSKKESATRSNTVEENPEISIGTWMLFREDTEAETKYRVGLVLGFVYLTGKTDPQREYSRLSADVNNESIGVLCTWYRLISSSLRPAPVGSHDYKCISGYMRTLPTPQIVDGHIFYSDLVLKLILEIIPTTSLQGKDANIGNFVLIEFLTKKTKKYYIGVVKSIQSRDRDCEEDYEVKFMRKVTNSSSSIFVFPDVDDTSYVTGDQIKLILSNPKIDRRRHHVFSDSDLLEYAVI; translated from the exons ATGTGGCGTGCATGGATTTCGGCAAATGACAGTTACACTTTgggcaaaaattttataacttccAACTGTTACACATGCATTGAAATAAATGCTCATACGCTTATTGACGTCATCATACGCCTGAGAGATTCGGACCAACCAGAACTCTTCCTGCCATCTTTATATAGTAGTCAACCATGTGAAAGCTTTTTCCGACAAGTCCGTTCAATGTCATCCACGTACTCGACTATTGTCAACTGCAGCATGATGGACATCATTCATCGTCTCAATAGAATTCaagtacaaaatgaaatcatcATCGAAGAGtcagaaaatattatatttccaaGATTTAGGGAGAGAAAAAGTGTAATCAATGTCAACACATATCCACTACCTTCTAATCAAGAAATACAGAAAACCGTTGAAGACGCGAAATGTCGAGCTATTGAAGATCTCGGGAACCttggtatatttttcaacaatatcttATGTACACTGCCTTTTTCTGCAAAGTCTATTCAACTAGACTCAGACGACGAATCTGACAGCGAAGAAATCAGCGAGGAAACGGAGAGCGCAAATGAAGACACTATATCTGCAGAACTTGAACATGATATGATTACGTTGCAGTCTGTAACAGGAACTTTGGAACTCAAAAATTACTCCACCCAAACAGTTCAACTAAATGAAACGAGTCCATTTGCAGTCGTGCGTGATTCGTCGCAAGCCGAATACGTCGTTAGAAAATCGTCCATTTGTTGGCTGCTTAATAAAACCAAGCACCGTTTAAGTAGCGACAGACTTCAGAGAGTACGAGAAATCGAACTGCCGCATTTGTCCAAGAAG GAATCAGCTACTAGATCAAATACTGTCGAAGAGAATCCGGAAATAAGTATAGGGACATGGATGCTTTTTAGAGAAGACACTGAGGCAGAAACGAAATACAGAGTAGGCCTTGTTCTTGGATTCGTCTATCTAACTGGAAAAACAGACCCACAAAGAGAATACTCCAGATTAAGCGCTGACGTCAATAATGAAAGTATTGGCGTACTATGTACCTGGTATAGATTAATAAGTTCTAGTCTCCGTCCGGCACCAGTGGGGTCACATGATTACAAATGCATTTCTGGATATATGCGAACTTTACCAACACCACAGATAGTTGAtgggcatattttttattcggatTTAGTTTTGAAACTAATCCTCGAGATTATTCCTACAACTTCACTCCAAG gtAAAGATGCAAATATCGGAAATTTTGTGCTGATCGAATTTCTCAccaaaaaaaccaaaaaatactACATCGGCGTTGTTAAAAGTATCCAATCAAGAGACAGAGATTGCGAGGAAGATTATGAAGTCAAATTCATGCGAAAAGTGACGAATTCGTCGAGCTCCATATTCGTTTTTCCAGATGTGGACGATACAAGTTATGTAACAGGAGATCAAATAAAGCTAATTCTGAGCAACCCGAAAATTGACCGAAGACGTCATCATGTATTCAGTGATTCTGATTTGTTAGAGTACGCTGTGATTTAA
- the LOC124178693 gene encoding uncharacterized protein LOC124178693 isoform X3, translating into MEESASKAEKESMAKTIAGNVKEQKFWVVIRKELGVDPPLYLKHLLTCLGFDSAAALKNLSSEAFLEMEKFAQTDMLGLLGEDGYTKSDFFGIYSNTPEQFRILRGHRFCLFEIQKYIIEKGLNHFATAEQDINEKLTNIKAKKETKETLKAVSGKKSDPQSRKSQDLLSEEDQLYMLIKNWFSKQPDGEETFKDYLESPKNRYIEVSVKEDVDEEITYSGKISCCLCKTKITAHKAEYGKSVPRKTRWVCQNFMKHVKEKHLTLNPVENSKENLFPRKHNNSNKIDTKSGQAEKNTANVLKNVVANTTAFTSSCKKVQPEVQPLITDVFDKGTNDNDNWNTNASLSDSIANKNQKLGQNLPRIIEDVKLVTPVEIRRDIIKIEKSRGKRHITREIESDDETEAKPTKRSKNRIESDEELEVSARDKPNDESDVRSQAVIVESTNDELQGEFNLGIM; encoded by the coding sequence ATGGAGGAATCAGCGAGCAAGGCAGAAAAGGAGAGTATGGCGAAGACCATCGCTGGAAATGTTAAAGAACAAAAGTTTTGGGTCGTAATTAGGAAGGAACTTGGAGTTGATCCACCGTTGTACCTGAAGCATCTCCTCACCTGTCTGGGTTTCGATTCAGCGGCCGCTCTGAAAAACCTTTCAAGCGAAGCCTTTCTAGAAATGGAGAAATTTGCCCAAACTGACATGCTGGGATTGTTAGGCGAAGATGGTTACACAAAATCAGACTTCTTCGGTATCTACAGTAATACACCTGAACAATTCCGCATACTACGAGGACATAGGTTTTGCCTCTTCGAAATTCAGAAGTATATTATAGAAAAGGGGTTGAACCATTTTGCTACGGCCGAACAggatattaatgaaaaattaactaacatcaaagcaaaaaaagaaaccaaggAAACGCTAAAAGCTGTatcgggaaaaaaatcagatcCACAGTCACGAAAATCACAGGACTTATTGAGTGAAGAAGATCAATTATACATGCTCATTAAAAATTGGTTTTCTAAGCAACCAGATGGTGAAGAAACCTTCAAAGATTATTTAGAAAGCCCTAAAAATCGGTATATAGAGGTATCTGTCAAAGAAGACGTTGACGAAGAAATTACCTATTCGGGGAAAATATCGTGTTGCCTGTGTAAAACTAAAATTACCGCGCATAAAGCCGAATACGGGAAATCAGTACCGAGGAAAACTCGTTGGGTatgtcaaaattttatgaagcACGTAAAGGAAAAACATTTGACTTTGAACCCTGTGGAAAATTCgaaggaaaatttatttcctcgCAAGCATAACAATAGcaataaaattgatacaaaATCGGGTCaggcggaaaaaaatacagcaaaTGTTCTCAAAAACGTCGTCGCTAACACTACAGCTTTTACTTCTAGTTGTAAAAAGGTTCAACCCGAGGTTCAACCACTTATTACGGATGTATTCGATAAAGGCACCAATGACAATGATAACTGGAATACAAATGCTAGTTTGAGCGACAGTATCGCAAACAAGAACCAGAAGCTCGGCCAAAATTTACCAAGAATTATCGAAGACGTGAAATTAGTCACACCCGTTGAAATAAGAAgggatattattaaaattgaaaaaagcaGGGGAAAAAGGCATATTACTAGAGAAATTGAGAGTGATGACGAAACGGAAGCGAAACCTACTAAACggtcgaaaaatcgaattgaaagCGATGAAGAACTCGAAGTATCTGCACGTGACAAGCCAAATGATGAATCGGATGTTAGATCACAAGCTGTGATAGTTGAAAGTACAAATGATGAGTTACAGGGGGAATTCAACCTCGGAATAATGTAA